A region of Geobacillus sp. 46C-IIa DNA encodes the following proteins:
- a CDS encoding long-chain fatty acid--CoA ligase: MTQQEMIESLLQLINKETSTEEEFNEHALMLFAYQYENNVPYRTYCMQKGKTARTVKTWRDIPAVPINAFKELTLSCVPPEQAERVFMTSGTTKGVRGKHYHPALSVYDQSMIVNFQKRFMKEHNKIKMGILFPTEDELPNSSLAHYLALAVNVFGTEDSQYFVNRDGLDIDRLLAELEQAEQSGEPYALLGASFSFVHLFEELAKRGKTFRLPEGSRILDTGGFKNQSREMGLDEFYDTLSSFLGVPRRECINMYGMTELSTQFYDDGNGTVPSVKSGPHWIRTRVIHPLTGEEMPKGERGVLVHCDLGNFNSVTTILTEDMGVETDGGFLLLGRVQGAEAKGCSIAVEEFIRAAKGTSE; the protein is encoded by the coding sequence ATGACACAACAAGAAATGATCGAAAGCTTGCTTCAGTTGATCAATAAAGAAACGTCCACAGAGGAAGAATTCAATGAGCATGCGCTCATGCTGTTTGCCTACCAATATGAAAACAATGTTCCGTATCGTACATATTGCATGCAAAAAGGAAAAACGGCAAGAACGGTGAAAACGTGGCGGGACATTCCGGCTGTGCCAATTAACGCCTTTAAAGAATTAACGTTAAGTTGTGTTCCTCCCGAACAGGCTGAGCGCGTGTTTATGACGAGCGGCACGACGAAAGGAGTGCGCGGGAAACATTACCACCCGGCGTTAAGCGTGTACGATCAGTCAATGATCGTCAATTTTCAAAAGCGGTTCATGAAAGAGCACAACAAAATCAAAATGGGCATTCTTTTTCCGACAGAAGACGAGCTGCCGAACTCTTCGCTCGCCCATTATTTAGCGCTCGCTGTCAATGTGTTTGGCACGGAAGACAGCCAGTATTTTGTCAATCGGGATGGCCTTGATATCGACCGGCTTCTTGCTGAGCTGGAACAAGCGGAACAGTCAGGTGAGCCGTACGCCCTGTTAGGCGCTTCGTTTAGCTTCGTTCATTTGTTTGAGGAGCTCGCCAAACGCGGCAAAACGTTCCGCTTGCCGGAAGGGAGCCGGATTCTTGATACAGGCGGCTTTAAAAATCAGTCGCGGGAAATGGGCTTGGACGAGTTTTACGACACGCTGTCTTCGTTCCTTGGCGTCCCGCGCCGCGAGTGCATCAACATGTATGGGATGACCGAGCTGAGCACGCAATTTTATGATGACGGAAATGGGACCGTTCCGTCGGTGAAATCGGGGCCGCATTGGATTCGCACAAGGGTGATCCACCCGTTGACCGGAGAAGAGATGCCGAAAGGAGAACGCGGTGTCCTCGTTCATTGCGATCTCGGCAACTTTAACTCGGTAACGACGATTTTGACGGAAGATATGGGCGTGGAAACAGACGGCGGCTTCTTATTGCTCGGCCGGGTGCAAGGGGCGGAAGCGAAAGGCTGCTCGATCGCGGTCGAAGAATTCATCCGCGCGGCAAAGGGGACATCCGAATGA
- a CDS encoding acyl-CoA reductase yields the protein MREYAGYLPCIGDEPIETRVLTFEKNGERVEVEVPLLTVEQLNKVVRKVKQASAQFLKSLSVTEIIDLLDRVMAQLLDRRHPYRQKAEQVLPIVTGYDEEMVRLGLTSYFKTFRKPQLQRFLVEDLENPLLLDDFQPRAKGGFSKAVGPDVIVHVWAGNVPALPLWSFISGLLVKSGMIGKVSSAEPLFAGWFARLLVEVEPKLADCLAVVWWKGGDVERERAVFGQADVVVGYGSNASLEEMQRRLPVTTRFLPFGHKVSFGLISRSCLDARKAWQAAHQAAFDIMRYDQQGCYSPHLFYVQTGGSVSPKEFARYVAHELNCFAKRFPRRPLSLEEMAAQASWRQREELGVLANKEKEVLGNEAGDWTVVYEPECRGFAASCLNRAVKIVAFDDISQVIAEIAPYRVFLQTAGVAASPKELFEWAEQLGKAGVTRITALGHMTSPEAGWHHDGRFNLRDLVQMVDIESAAEAYAEQFAPYVD from the coding sequence ATGAGAGAATATGCCGGCTATCTCCCGTGCATCGGGGATGAACCGATTGAAACGCGTGTGTTAACGTTTGAAAAAAACGGAGAAAGAGTCGAAGTGGAAGTTCCTCTTTTAACGGTCGAGCAGCTGAACAAAGTGGTGAGAAAAGTGAAACAAGCCAGCGCCCAGTTTCTCAAATCGCTTTCGGTGACGGAGATCATCGACTTGCTTGACCGGGTGATGGCACAGCTGTTGGACCGCCGCCATCCGTACCGGCAAAAGGCGGAACAAGTGCTGCCGATTGTGACGGGCTATGATGAAGAAATGGTCCGTTTAGGGTTGACTTCGTATTTCAAAACGTTCCGCAAGCCGCAGCTGCAACGGTTTCTTGTGGAGGACTTGGAAAATCCGCTGCTTCTTGACGATTTTCAACCGCGGGCCAAAGGCGGCTTTTCCAAAGCGGTCGGCCCGGATGTCATCGTTCACGTTTGGGCGGGAAACGTGCCGGCGCTGCCGTTATGGAGCTTCATTTCCGGGTTGTTGGTGAAGTCGGGAATGATCGGGAAAGTGTCGAGCGCCGAGCCGTTATTTGCCGGTTGGTTTGCCCGCTTGTTAGTGGAGGTGGAGCCGAAATTGGCCGATTGCCTCGCTGTTGTTTGGTGGAAAGGCGGGGATGTCGAGAGGGAGCGTGCCGTGTTTGGGCAAGCTGACGTTGTTGTCGGCTATGGAAGCAATGCGTCGCTCGAAGAGATGCAGCGCCGCCTTCCGGTGACGACCCGATTTTTGCCGTTTGGGCATAAAGTGAGTTTCGGCCTCATTTCCCGCTCCTGTCTTGATGCGCGCAAGGCGTGGCAGGCTGCCCATCAGGCGGCGTTTGATATCATGCGCTATGACCAGCAAGGGTGTTATTCGCCGCATCTGTTTTATGTGCAAACTGGCGGAAGCGTGTCGCCAAAAGAGTTTGCACGCTATGTCGCCCACGAGCTGAACTGTTTTGCGAAACGGTTTCCGCGGCGCCCTCTTTCCCTTGAGGAAATGGCGGCGCAAGCAAGTTGGCGGCAGCGCGAAGAATTGGGCGTGCTGGCGAACAAGGAAAAGGAAGTGCTCGGAAACGAAGCGGGAGACTGGACGGTTGTTTACGAACCGGAATGCCGGGGGTTTGCCGCGAGTTGCCTAAACCGGGCCGTAAAAATTGTCGCCTTTGATGACATTTCCCAAGTGATTGCAGAAATCGCCCCGTATCGGGTATTTTTGCAGACGGCGGGGGTGGCCGCTTCGCCAAAAGAGCTGTTCGAATGGGCGGAGCAGTTAGGAAAAGCGGGTGTCACCCGCATTACAGCGCTCGGGCATATGACGTCCCCTGAAGCGGGCTGGCATCATGATGGGCGCTTTAATTTGCGCGATCTTGTGCAAATGGTCGACATTGAATCGGCGGCTGAAGCGTATGCGGAACAGTTCGCTCCTTATGTCGATTAA
- a CDS encoding ABC transporter substrate-binding protein, with protein MRRKTAVTVWLLAIALFLAACGAAGQKQGEAGRTTGKVKEEKTDQLRVALWSQPITEQTNLLAEKEKGFFKEKGLDVTLIPGAGGGDAIKNILSGQADIAFTDPGSLFFALDKGAKLKVIYNIYPQNVFNVVSLKDKQITKPEDLKGKKIGVYSLSSGTRQNLLVLLHQAGLSENDVTIVETGLLNFAPLMQGQVDATAATDTGLIVAKQKGLGDVNVIEVKNYLNIPSDVFVVTEKTYNEKKELLQKFLEAYRNSAQWMIDYPEEAAALAVKYAIDGKDEQRNLQIIQLRNASSVSPLTEEKGLGALDVNVLQQAADTYKKLGLIKNDINMAEVVTNELLPKQ; from the coding sequence ATGAGACGAAAAACGGCAGTCACCGTATGGCTGCTAGCCATCGCTTTGTTCTTAGCCGCTTGCGGTGCGGCTGGGCAGAAACAGGGGGAGGCGGGCCGAACGACGGGAAAGGTGAAAGAAGAAAAAACAGACCAGCTGCGTGTGGCTCTTTGGAGCCAACCGATCACCGAGCAAACGAACTTGCTGGCGGAAAAAGAAAAAGGCTTTTTTAAAGAAAAAGGCTTGGATGTGACGCTCATTCCTGGCGCCGGCGGCGGCGATGCGATCAAAAACATTCTTTCTGGACAAGCCGATATCGCTTTTACGGATCCCGGTTCACTGTTTTTTGCGTTAGATAAAGGTGCAAAATTAAAGGTCATTTATAATATTTATCCGCAAAACGTCTTCAATGTCGTCTCGTTAAAAGACAAACAAATCACGAAACCGGAAGACTTGAAAGGAAAGAAAATCGGCGTGTACAGCTTATCGAGCGGAACGCGGCAAAATTTATTAGTGCTGTTGCATCAAGCCGGGCTTTCGGAAAACGATGTGACGATTGTCGAAACCGGTTTGCTAAACTTTGCCCCGCTTATGCAAGGGCAAGTGGATGCGACAGCAGCGACCGATACCGGGCTTATTGTGGCGAAACAAAAAGGATTAGGGGACGTCAACGTCATTGAAGTGAAAAACTATCTCAATATCCCGAGCGACGTCTTTGTCGTTACCGAGAAGACGTACAACGAGAAAAAAGAGTTGTTGCAAAAGTTTTTAGAAGCGTATCGAAACAGCGCCCAATGGATGATCGACTACCCGGAGGAAGCGGCGGCGTTAGCCGTCAAATACGCCATCGATGGCAAGGACGAGCAACGCAACTTACAAATCATCCAGTTGCGAAATGCGTCGAGCGTTTCGCCATTGACGGAAGAAAAAGGGTTAGGGGCGCTTGATGTGAACGTGCTGCAACAAGCTGCGGACACGTACAAAAAGTTAGGCTTAATCAAAAACGACATCAACATGGCGGAAGTTGTCACGAATGAGTTGCTTCCAAAACAATAA
- a CDS encoding ABC transporter permease produces the protein MNRAPVYSLVLFVALLLGWELAARQMSALVLPAPSVVAATLFDGIRTGYFWPHIVRTSLEVLLGLGLGSGLGLIIGILMGEIGFLRNLFFPYVVASQAVPKLALAPLFILWFGFGMTSKVIITALICFFPLLENTVTAIQYTDRNKLELFRVLGATRWQTLIHLKLPAGLPSIFAGFRVAVVLAVVGAVVGEFIGASEGLGAMIIASQGMMDTPLMFSVLLLLTLLGMALYQIVHFFEKRLVKPYEKETRK, from the coding sequence ATGAACAGGGCGCCCGTTTATTCGCTAGTCTTGTTCGTTGCGCTTCTTCTCGGCTGGGAACTGGCCGCTAGGCAAATGTCGGCGCTCGTTTTGCCGGCGCCGTCGGTCGTCGCCGCGACACTTTTTGATGGCATAAGGACCGGCTATTTTTGGCCGCACATCGTTCGGACAAGCCTGGAAGTGTTGCTTGGCTTGGGCTTAGGAAGCGGCCTTGGCCTCATCATCGGCATTCTCATGGGGGAAATTGGATTTTTGCGCAACTTGTTCTTCCCGTACGTCGTCGCCAGCCAGGCCGTGCCGAAACTCGCCTTGGCGCCGTTGTTTATCCTTTGGTTCGGTTTCGGCATGACCTCAAAAGTAATCATTACGGCCTTGATTTGTTTTTTCCCTTTGCTTGAAAATACGGTGACGGCGATTCAATATACGGATCGGAACAAACTCGAACTGTTTCGCGTGTTAGGCGCGACGCGCTGGCAAACGCTCATTCATTTGAAACTTCCCGCCGGGCTGCCGAGCATTTTCGCCGGTTTTCGCGTGGCCGTCGTCTTGGCGGTCGTCGGGGCGGTCGTCGGCGAATTTATCGGCGCCAGCGAAGGGCTGGGAGCGATGATTATCGCTTCCCAAGGGATGATGGACACCCCGCTTATGTTTTCTGTCTTGCTTTTATTGACGCTGTTGGGCATGGCACTCTACCAAATCGTTCATTTCTTTGAAAAACGATTAGTAAAACCATATGAAAAGGAGACAAGAAAATGA
- a CDS encoding ABC transporter ATP-binding protein, giving the protein MSFLQLDRVTYRYQGLTPVIDGVSWTINEGEFHCLVGKSGCGKTTLLKLAAGLLQPDEGAVYLRGEKMTKPSPSIGYVFQLPTLLEWKRVVDNVLLPISLKRKPAKEDYELAHDLLGRVGLSAYRDHYPAQLSGGQQSRVAIARALIQRPALLFLDEPFAALDAITREELQDDLLTLCRLQNTSVLFITHDIAEAVYLADRIAVMAAGKIVYALDVNLPKPRTLEMRYELRFNELSFHVRQAMEGVKR; this is encoded by the coding sequence ATGAGCTTTTTGCAGCTAGACCGTGTGACGTATCGTTACCAAGGGTTGACACCGGTGATCGACGGGGTCAGTTGGACGATCAATGAAGGGGAATTCCATTGCCTCGTCGGGAAAAGCGGCTGCGGCAAGACGACGTTGTTAAAGCTTGCGGCCGGCCTGTTGCAGCCGGATGAAGGGGCCGTTTATTTGCGAGGCGAAAAAATGACGAAACCTTCCCCTTCGATCGGCTATGTTTTTCAATTGCCGACGTTGCTTGAATGGAAGCGGGTCGTCGATAATGTTTTGCTGCCGATCTCGCTCAAGCGAAAACCGGCGAAGGAAGATTACGAGTTGGCGCACGATTTGCTCGGGCGAGTCGGGTTGTCCGCCTACCGCGACCATTACCCGGCTCAATTGTCCGGCGGCCAGCAAAGCCGGGTGGCCATTGCCAGAGCCCTCATTCAACGGCCGGCGCTGTTGTTTTTGGACGAGCCGTTTGCGGCATTGGACGCCATTACGCGCGAAGAATTGCAAGATGACTTGTTGACGCTTTGCCGGCTGCAAAACACAAGCGTCTTGTTCATTACCCACGATATTGCCGAGGCCGTATATTTAGCGGATCGCATCGCTGTCATGGCCGCCGGGAAGATTGTCTATGCGCTCGACGTCAACCTTCCGAAACCGCGAACGTTGGAAATGCGCTATGAGCTGCGGTTTAACGAGCTTAGTTTTCACGTGCGGCAGGCGATGGAGGGGGTGAAGCGATGA
- a CDS encoding 3-oxoacyl-ACP reductase, translated as MGMFSGKVIVVTGASRGIGAAIARAFAREHGTVVVNYLQNQQAAEQVAAACIELGGDAWAVQADVTSEASVKQLIEQVMMETGKIDVVVNNAFAPYVFDPDERKLAWELVWEDYQAQLDGALRSTHYMCQAVIPIMKKQGGGSIVNIVTDLVARPVVPYHDYTTAKAALVGYSRNLAAELGPFGIRVNCVAPGLVYPTDASRRTKEEVKEMLIAQTPLRRIAAPEDVAGPVLFLASDWSRFMTGQTLFVDGGLVMR; from the coding sequence ATGGGGATGTTCTCAGGAAAAGTGATCGTTGTGACCGGTGCGAGCCGGGGCATCGGCGCGGCCATCGCCCGCGCGTTTGCCCGTGAACATGGGACGGTCGTCGTCAACTATTTGCAAAATCAGCAGGCGGCGGAACAAGTGGCCGCCGCCTGCATTGAACTTGGCGGCGACGCTTGGGCCGTCCAGGCCGATGTCACTTCAGAAGCGTCGGTTAAGCAGCTGATCGAGCAAGTGATGATGGAGACAGGAAAAATCGATGTCGTCGTCAACAACGCGTTCGCGCCGTATGTATTCGACCCCGACGAGCGCAAACTGGCGTGGGAGCTTGTGTGGGAAGATTATCAAGCGCAACTGGACGGCGCGCTGCGCTCGACGCATTATATGTGTCAGGCAGTGATTCCGATCATGAAAAAGCAAGGCGGAGGGAGCATTGTTAATATTGTGACAGACTTAGTCGCCCGCCCGGTCGTCCCGTATCATGACTACACGACGGCGAAAGCGGCGCTCGTCGGCTACAGCCGCAACTTAGCGGCGGAGCTTGGTCCGTTTGGCATCCGCGTCAATTGTGTCGCTCCCGGCTTAGTTTACCCGACGGACGCCAGCCGGCGGACAAAGGAAGAAGTGAAGGAAATGCTGATCGCCCAAACACCGCTGCGCCGAATCGCTGCTCCTGAAGATGTCGCCGGGCCGGTTCTCTTTTTAGCGTCTGATTGGAGCCGCTTTATGACCGGACAAACGTTGTTTGTCGACGGCGGACTCGTCATGCGCTAG